One Acutalibacter muris DNA window includes the following coding sequences:
- a CDS encoding DUF6259 domain-containing protein — protein sequence MRIGFDAQARLVMLAIAEGNIISTAPETSFRMIFKRGENWENTVVSAGQEFTVTAEKNALLFHTDTLIHSGGTVDIGLTLTARLDGDTVRFSAEIDNREPDAWVTDFEYPYIGVVRTLSEGPRGKGPDLLFPIQSGMRVQDIGQFLSGHKSRKVGLSNFGSGPCREITNCSFGTTYPGYASMQWMALEGDGRSLFLQSHDADHHVTDLRVLGAPGDDGDVTLVMDKLAFVRSGEVWQAPDAVLSLYEGTWHRGADIYSQWAKTWRPTHEKPEWVKNMNGYYLVIMKQQFGVEMWPYNTIPKLYELAKDTGCDTVGLFGWYDSGHDNQYPDLKVSESLGGARALTDGIREVQQAGGSVTLYYQGHLIDTTTDFYKNGGDRYVCRSKDGIPYLEWYNKAHNSSYLKYYTNKSFATSCPSCPEWQELMKEKADWVQSFGPDGILYDQIGGMPPRPCFDERHPHPKGKPSLSMPGGRKLLMDGIQRRTKELDSQFGFFSEHITDVYSAYLDGVHGISSYPSGEGDWGSGTESIHNYPELFRYCFPETIITIRNPRPYIEKRAVNYACVYGFRFEMEIRYDADCEDVLTRRYERENTYAKKAGDLRRRHWELLGLGRFVDSLPLKQDNVAVLAKAFESADKLAVVMWNDTELPQKVNLEVPGWSLEAVDSPEGPREGPPRTMEPQQLIVQLFGRDKA from the coding sequence ATGAGAATTGGGTTTGACGCCCAGGCGCGGCTTGTTATGCTGGCTATAGCAGAGGGAAATATCATTTCCACTGCGCCGGAGACAAGCTTTAGAATGATATTTAAGAGGGGGGAGAACTGGGAAAATACCGTGGTGAGCGCCGGCCAGGAGTTCACCGTAACCGCTGAGAAAAACGCCCTGCTTTTCCATACCGACACTCTGATACACTCCGGCGGCACGGTGGATATAGGCCTGACCCTTACGGCGCGGCTGGACGGAGACACTGTGCGCTTCTCCGCGGAGATAGACAACCGCGAGCCGGATGCCTGGGTGACGGACTTCGAGTATCCATATATCGGTGTGGTGCGGACGCTCAGCGAGGGGCCCCGGGGCAAGGGCCCGGATCTGCTGTTCCCGATTCAGAGCGGTATGCGGGTGCAGGATATCGGGCAGTTTCTCTCCGGGCACAAGAGCCGCAAGGTGGGTTTGTCCAACTTTGGCAGCGGCCCTTGCCGCGAGATAACCAACTGTTCCTTCGGGACCACATACCCGGGCTACGCCTCCATGCAGTGGATGGCCCTGGAGGGAGACGGCCGCAGCCTGTTTCTGCAAAGCCACGACGCCGACCACCATGTGACAGACCTGCGGGTACTGGGAGCGCCCGGTGATGATGGGGACGTCACCCTGGTGATGGACAAACTGGCCTTTGTGCGCTCGGGCGAGGTGTGGCAGGCTCCCGACGCCGTGCTGAGCCTCTATGAGGGGACTTGGCATAGGGGGGCTGACATCTACTCTCAGTGGGCCAAAACATGGCGGCCCACACATGAGAAGCCGGAGTGGGTCAAAAATATGAACGGCTACTATCTGGTCATTATGAAGCAGCAGTTCGGCGTGGAGATGTGGCCCTACAACACTATTCCGAAGCTCTATGAGCTGGCGAAAGATACCGGCTGCGACACAGTGGGGCTCTTCGGCTGGTATGACTCAGGGCATGACAACCAGTATCCCGACCTGAAGGTCAGCGAGAGCTTGGGAGGCGCCCGGGCCCTGACAGACGGAATCAGGGAGGTGCAGCAGGCGGGAGGCAGCGTGACGCTGTACTATCAGGGGCATCTCATAGATACTACCACTGATTTTTATAAAAACGGCGGCGACCGGTATGTGTGCCGCAGCAAGGACGGCATACCGTATTTGGAATGGTACAATAAGGCCCACAACAGCAGCTATCTGAAATATTATACAAATAAATCCTTTGCCACTTCATGCCCGAGCTGTCCCGAATGGCAGGAGCTGATGAAAGAAAAGGCAGACTGGGTGCAGTCCTTTGGCCCCGACGGAATACTTTATGACCAGATTGGCGGTATGCCTCCGCGCCCGTGCTTTGACGAGCGCCATCCACACCCAAAGGGGAAGCCCTCCCTGTCTATGCCCGGAGGGCGCAAGCTGCTTATGGACGGCATACAGCGACGCACCAAGGAGCTGGACTCTCAGTTTGGCTTCTTCTCCGAGCATATCACGGACGTGTACTCGGCCTATCTTGACGGTGTGCACGGCATCTCCTCTTATCCCAGCGGCGAGGGCGATTGGGGCAGCGGCACAGAAAGTATCCACAATTACCCGGAGCTCTTCCGCTACTGTTTCCCCGAGACTATCATCACCATACGCAATCCCCGCCCGTATATTGAAAAGCGCGCGGTAAACTATGCCTGTGTGTATGGCTTCCGCTTTGAGATGGAGATCCGCTATGACGCCGACTGTGAGGACGTGCTCACGAGGAGATATGAGCGGGAGAACACTTATGCCAAAAAGGCCGGAGACCTGCGCCGCCGCCACTGGGAGCTGTTGGGGCTTGGCCGCTTTGTGGACAGCCTGCCGCTAAAACAGGATAACGTCGCCGTGCTCGCTAAAGCTTTTGAGAGCGCAGACAAGCTGGCGGTGGTTATGTGGAACGACACAGAGCTGCCCCAGAAGGTGAACTTAGAGGTTCC
- a CDS encoding extracellular solute-binding protein, producing MKAKKFLSILLAVLMLMAAFTACGGKEDKNSSSAADSTKSSKTESSAPDASDAGEGPEEAAEITIMMDGDNTPNATNLVLDKLGEMTNTKINMIYTPTDDAATKRSTMAASDTLPDMFRVINVVTEAQEYADAGLIYNLAGLEDKAPNWFKNAGELLNQVPANKDGAIYYVPDGQLGYAYNLNIRTDWLNNLNMEMPTNLDELYDVYYAFTNNDPDGNGKKDTFGLATDSDPRSFDSIFGAYGIPANKNNIVLDDGTVSIYTKHPNYLEAIKYIRRLINDGLVEPDWLTIPPMDKFGKMWNGVAGAMEFQCVGPTNNWMPGRYTEEVTPTFGFAVIEGPDGSKGVSPQFANITGGWCIAARTENIDACLRVADFCCTDEGNDLLYLGVEDVMFKWIDRDNGEYEYLGEYTDGTKQRAEGGFCYSWLCPPAVNCEMRCFNAQTREGVDLAHENMITEGGFRPAPPLLAAAGPGRVP from the coding sequence ATGAAAGCGAAGAAATTCTTATCTATCCTGTTGGCGGTCCTGATGCTGATGGCGGCCTTCACCGCCTGCGGCGGCAAGGAGGACAAAAACTCTTCATCTGCGGCTGACAGCACAAAGAGCTCCAAGACCGAGAGCTCAGCTCCTGACGCCTCTGACGCGGGCGAGGGTCCCGAAGAGGCGGCGGAGATCACCATCATGATGGACGGCGACAATACCCCTAACGCCACAAACCTGGTGCTGGACAAGCTGGGCGAGATGACTAACACCAAAATCAACATGATCTATACACCTACTGACGACGCCGCCACAAAACGCAGCACAATGGCAGCGTCAGACACCCTGCCGGATATGTTCCGCGTCATAAATGTAGTGACAGAGGCACAGGAATATGCAGACGCCGGCCTTATCTACAATCTGGCAGGTCTTGAGGACAAGGCGCCCAACTGGTTTAAGAACGCCGGGGAGCTGCTAAACCAGGTGCCCGCAAACAAGGACGGCGCGATATATTATGTGCCGGACGGTCAGCTGGGATATGCCTATAACCTGAATATCCGCACCGATTGGCTCAATAACCTGAATATGGAAATGCCCACCAATCTGGACGAGCTCTATGACGTGTACTACGCGTTTACCAACAACGACCCCGACGGCAACGGCAAGAAGGACACATTCGGTCTTGCGACGGACTCCGACCCGCGCTCCTTTGACTCCATCTTCGGCGCCTACGGTATTCCCGCCAACAAGAACAACATTGTGCTTGATGACGGCACGGTCTCTATTTACACCAAGCACCCCAATTATCTCGAGGCCATCAAGTATATCCGTAGGCTTATAAACGACGGCCTGGTTGAGCCCGATTGGCTGACCATTCCGCCTATGGACAAGTTTGGCAAAATGTGGAACGGCGTTGCCGGCGCTATGGAGTTCCAGTGCGTTGGTCCCACCAACAACTGGATGCCCGGCCGCTATACCGAGGAGGTTACCCCCACCTTTGGCTTTGCCGTTATCGAGGGGCCTGACGGAAGCAAGGGCGTGTCTCCTCAGTTTGCCAATATAACCGGCGGCTGGTGCATTGCCGCCAGAACCGAGAACATAGACGCCTGCCTGCGTGTCGCGGACTTCTGCTGCACCGACGAGGGCAACGACCTGCTGTATCTTGGCGTTGAGGATGTTATGTTCAAGTGGATAGACAGGGACAACGGCGAGTATGAGTACCTGGGTGAGTACACCGACGGCACCAAGCAGCGCGCCGAGGGCGGTTTCTGCTATAGCTGGCTCTGCCCGCCCGCCGTCAACTGTGAGATGCGCTGCTTTAACGCCCAGACCCGCGAGGGCGTTGACCTGGCCCATGAGAATATGATCACAGAAGGCGGTTTCAGACCTGCGCCGCCGTTATTGGCAGCTGCTGGGCCGGGGCGAGTTCCGTGA
- a CDS encoding carbohydrate ABC transporter permease — protein sequence MASKRYRKLGAATGGERVGQIINGIFLGLMVVITIYPFWHVVMYSLSDSHASMSGGIFLWPREFSLLSYQQLLSTKQLYICYRNSLLKTLIGTGVSLLLTALTAYPLSLPRFKGRGFFSLMIFFTMLFNGGMIPTYLLIRDLHMLDTFWVYVLPAAMSAYNMFILRNFFQSIPPSLEESALLDGANPFQVLFHLVLPLSGPALAALAMFYGVALWNGYMDNVLYVNDSNLQLLQNFLRQLIAAAGAKSGTVSEMADVSAASRLTEETVKMTVITVSVIPVLIVYPFLQKYYTKGVMVGSVKG from the coding sequence ATGGCAAGTAAAAGGTATCGTAAGCTTGGAGCCGCAACCGGCGGCGAGCGTGTGGGACAGATTATCAACGGTATATTTTTAGGCCTGATGGTCGTTATCACTATTTACCCCTTTTGGCACGTGGTGATGTACTCTCTTTCGGATTCTCATGCCTCTATGAGCGGCGGCATCTTTCTATGGCCCAGAGAATTTTCCCTGCTGTCATATCAGCAGCTGCTGAGCACAAAGCAGCTCTACATATGCTACCGCAACAGCCTCCTCAAAACGCTCATAGGCACCGGCGTCTCCCTGCTGCTCACGGCGCTCACAGCGTATCCGCTGTCGCTGCCAAGATTTAAGGGGCGGGGGTTCTTCTCGCTGATGATATTCTTCACAATGCTCTTTAACGGAGGTATGATACCCACATACCTTTTAATAAGAGACCTGCATATGCTGGACACCTTCTGGGTGTATGTGCTTCCGGCGGCAATGAGCGCTTATAATATGTTTATCCTGCGCAACTTCTTCCAGTCCATACCGCCCTCCCTTGAGGAGTCAGCCCTGTTAGACGGGGCAAACCCGTTCCAGGTGCTGTTCCACCTTGTGCTCCCCCTTTCCGGCCCGGCACTGGCGGCCCTGGCCATGTTCTACGGCGTAGCGCTGTGGAACGGATATATGGACAATGTGCTGTATGTGAACGACTCAAACCTGCAGCTGCTGCAAAACTTCCTTCGCCAGCTCATAGCCGCGGCGGGAGCCAAGAGCGGCACCGTCAGCGAGATGGCGGATGTAAGCGCGGCCTCGCGGCTGACAGAGGAGACCGTGAAGATGACAGTCATCACAGTCTCGGTTATCCCTGTACTAATCGTTTATCCGTTCCTGCAAAAGTATTACACCAAGGGTGTGATGGTGGGTTCGGTTAAAGGATAA
- a CDS encoding ABC transporter permease: MNNLTKPSVGAVPKPPLKSRFLSTMRRDWMLYLMFLPGLVYILVFKYAPMYGVTIAFKDFKIGMDVMNAPWVGWKHFIDLFGRTAFLRALQNNIIISFAKLVFGFPFPIILSLMINEVRSSKMKKLVQTSVILPNFVSWVVVYGLFYAILSPNAGALKEVLALFGYEGALPNLLASQSAARTMIVISHVWKGAGMGTIVYLAAITGIDQGLYEAATIDGAGRLKQMWHITLPCIRTTIIVLLIFRVGEMMYAGFDQIFVFSNDAIISKIDIIDTYVYKLGLQERKYGISTAAGLFQSFTGLILVIITNWIAKRVDPESGLI, translated from the coding sequence ATGAATAATTTGACGAAACCCTCAGTGGGCGCTGTCCCTAAGCCGCCGCTAAAATCCAGGTTCCTGTCCACCATGAGAAGGGATTGGATGCTCTATCTCATGTTCCTGCCGGGCTTGGTCTATATTCTGGTTTTTAAATACGCGCCAATGTACGGCGTCACCATCGCCTTCAAGGATTTTAAGATCGGCATGGACGTTATGAACGCTCCCTGGGTGGGGTGGAAGCACTTTATAGATCTGTTTGGGCGCACGGCTTTTCTCCGGGCCCTGCAGAATAACATAATAATCAGCTTTGCCAAGCTGGTCTTCGGCTTCCCGTTCCCCATAATACTTTCCCTGATGATAAACGAGGTGCGCTCCTCAAAAATGAAGAAGCTGGTGCAGACCTCGGTCATTTTGCCAAACTTTGTCTCCTGGGTTGTGGTGTACGGCCTGTTTTACGCTATCCTGTCGCCAAACGCCGGGGCGCTCAAGGAGGTTCTGGCCCTCTTTGGCTATGAGGGGGCCCTGCCGAACCTGTTGGCAAGCCAGTCCGCCGCCCGCACGATGATCGTAATCTCCCATGTGTGGAAGGGCGCGGGCATGGGAACCATAGTTTACCTGGCGGCCATAACGGGCATAGACCAGGGGCTCTATGAGGCGGCGACAATAGACGGGGCGGGGCGCCTCAAGCAGATGTGGCATATCACCCTGCCGTGTATCCGCACCACTATCATCGTGCTGCTGATTTTCCGTGTGGGCGAAATGATGTACGCGGGCTTCGACCAGATATTTGTATTCAGCAACGATGCCATTATCTCTAAAATCGACATTATCGACACCTATGTCTATAAGCTGGGCCTTCAGGAGCGGAAATACGGCATATCGACGGCGGCCGGGCTTTTCCAGTCCTTCACGGGACTGATCCTGGTTATTATTACCAACTGGATCGCGAAGCGGGTCGACCCCGAAAGCGGACTTATATAA
- a CDS encoding MurR/RpiR family transcriptional regulator, with protein sequence MADCCIKLKERMGSLTIKEQQVATFILDYPEEVIKMSINDLADSCGVSVSSVVRLCKSIGYSGYKELCRMLSTELLMNQQEAVTYEDVRPGDSIEAIMRNVCMADIKAIENTMSLINVADLEQVVDLISRAQRVDFYGVGSSGYVAMDARNKFLRINKISMPCFDPHDQILCAATLKPEDVAVAISYTGDTKDILETVGIVKRTGASLISITRYNKNPLAQQSDLQLYTASPETMMRSGAMGSRIALLAVVDILYTCTASRNYENVKKSLDTSRLITAKKHMQLI encoded by the coding sequence ATGGCCGATTGCTGTATAAAGCTAAAAGAGCGGATGGGGTCTTTGACAATTAAGGAGCAGCAGGTCGCAACCTTTATCTTGGATTACCCGGAGGAGGTCATAAAAATGTCCATCAATGACCTTGCCGACTCCTGCGGGGTCAGCGTGTCATCGGTGGTGCGGCTCTGTAAGTCCATTGGCTATTCCGGGTATAAGGAGCTTTGCCGGATGCTCTCAACGGAGCTGCTGATGAACCAGCAGGAGGCCGTAACCTATGAGGACGTGCGTCCCGGGGACTCCATTGAGGCTATCATGCGCAATGTGTGCATGGCGGATATAAAGGCGATAGAAAACACAATGTCGCTTATTAACGTGGCAGATTTGGAACAGGTGGTAGATTTGATTTCCAGGGCCCAGCGGGTAGACTTCTACGGAGTGGGTTCCTCCGGATATGTGGCCATGGACGCGCGCAACAAATTTCTGCGGATAAACAAGATATCCATGCCCTGCTTTGACCCCCACGACCAAATTTTATGCGCCGCGACCCTAAAGCCCGAAGACGTGGCTGTGGCCATCTCCTATACCGGGGACACAAAAGATATCTTAGAGACAGTGGGCATTGTCAAGCGCACCGGCGCCTCTCTAATTTCCATCACCCGCTATAACAAGAACCCCTTAGCCCAGCAGTCCGACCTGCAGCTCTACACTGCCTCGCCGGAAACCATGATGCGCAGCGGAGCCATGGGCTCACGCATTGCCCTGCTTGCGGTGGTGGACATTCTCTACACCTGCACCGCGAGCCGAAACTATGAGAACGTAAAGAAGTCTTTGGACACCTCCCGGCTTATTACGGCAAAAAAGCATATGCAACTCATCTGA
- a CDS encoding DNA-binding domain-containing protein, with translation MHCKSTARAKSTGSPPEARDLFYSLYMTQQKRKIKLCYDLVKLIYPDIPSVSSFERRVRKIPRYAILYYREGPKIYNDARSNKVISFIVRDASPNATVERFFGTFTDRYVIGGDKTHIPGSGRFVENCRHPRTPLIQEASLGRYGFPPFTQEASSFPFPYS, from the coding sequence GTGCATTGCAAGAGTACGGCCAGGGCGAAATCAACAGGCAGCCCGCCGGAGGCGCGGGATTTGTTCTACTCCCTGTACATGACCCAGCAGAAGCGAAAAATCAAGCTCTGCTATGACCTCGTCAAGCTGATATATCCCGATATTCCTTCTGTTTCGTCCTTTGAGCGCAGGGTCAGGAAGATACCCCGGTATGCCATTCTGTACTACCGGGAAGGCCCAAAAATCTATAATGACGCGCGCTCCAATAAGGTTATATCCTTCATTGTGCGGGACGCTTCCCCCAATGCAACGGTGGAGCGCTTTTTCGGCACGTTCACAGACCGCTATGTCATTGGCGGCGATAAAACGCACATCCCCGGTTCGGGACGCTTTGTGGAAAACTGCCGTCACCCGAGGACCCCTCTAATACAAGAAGCCTCCTTGGGAAGATATGGCTTTCCGCCATTTACCCAGGAAGCTTCTTCTTTTCCGTTTCCCTATTCTTAA
- a CDS encoding ROK family protein, producing the protein MSEPCVLAVDAGGTSLKAALVQPGGRIVPDSFLQVPVDSRGSAEEIAGAYSALARDAGKLAGKLGLEIVRASVCIPGPFDYAGGVSLMKHKYQSVFGVPLRPWFIKTLGNIPVTFLHDSTAFLLGAVKAEELARHRRICGVIIGTGLGFASMYDGQMNLNPQGGPGISIFARPFGAGTAEDYVSRRAIERAYSKKHPQRTVPSVKDIAGLAMAGDPVAADCFKDMGRCLGQVLRDIIEKEQFTLVLLGGAISKSLELFIPQLRDALPGLNAEIRPAGDIDLAPLLGAAKS; encoded by the coding sequence ATGAGTGAGCCCTGCGTTTTAGCGGTGGACGCCGGGGGCACATCGCTGAAAGCCGCCCTGGTACAGCCCGGCGGCAGGATCGTCCCAGACAGCTTTTTGCAGGTGCCGGTCGATTCCCGGGGCAGCGCGGAGGAAATTGCCGGCGCATACAGCGCTTTAGCCCGTGATGCAGGAAAGCTCGCCGGTAAGCTCGGGCTCGAAATCGTCAGGGCCAGCGTATGTATCCCCGGGCCATTTGACTATGCCGGGGGCGTCAGTCTCATGAAGCACAAATACCAAAGCGTGTTCGGTGTGCCCCTGCGGCCCTGGTTTATAAAGACGCTGGGAAATATTCCCGTCACCTTTCTCCATGACTCCACTGCGTTTCTGCTGGGCGCAGTTAAAGCTGAAGAGCTGGCGCGCCACCGGCGCATATGCGGGGTCATCATTGGCACAGGCCTTGGCTTTGCGTCTATGTACGACGGACAGATGAACCTTAACCCTCAGGGCGGGCCGGGTATCAGCATTTTCGCCCGGCCCTTTGGGGCGGGCACCGCCGAGGACTATGTCTCCCGCCGGGCGATAGAGCGCGCTTACTCCAAAAAACACCCCCAAAGGACTGTGCCGTCGGTCAAGGATATCGCGGGCTTGGCTATGGCGGGCGACCCCGTGGCGGCAGACTGTTTCAAGGATATGGGACGGTGTCTTGGGCAGGTGCTGCGGGACATTATTGAGAAGGAGCAGTTCACGCTGGTGCTGTTGGGCGGGGCCATATCCAAATCATTAGAGCTGTTTATCCCCCAGCTGCGTGACGCCCTCCCGGGCCTGAACGCAGAGATACGCCCAGCCGGGGATATAGATTTGGCGCCGCTTCTTGGCGCCGCAAAAAGCTGA
- a CDS encoding class I mannose-6-phosphate isomerase, with product MSFMFNPYPYDDPNAINHVSISPDIRESVTRDTGATARRVLKDAQKIIAEKGRCVLGIDGYVSAPIDRFRGMVELLGAAEGVTVRCISAAGLYLPEEELHDKLLPYLPEDRETDPPLLYGRLYDKGIEGLMDPEKIEQTAKSLRNFSESSKGLLLLWGSGALIDALLPLCDLRLFIDMTQKRTILNIKNGSAGNLGYTERRSPTEMIRHSYYVDFEALMPHRGRLAREGKIDYYLTGDDPEHIQSLSIPALKALFGAMVQQPLRCKPVYIEGVWGGFYVKRLRNLPEEMKNCAWVFDLIPMEVSIVAEDSGLSLEFPFYFFVQLIGEQLMGKKAHEKFGGYFPIRFNYDDTYHASGNMSIQCHPDGDYVRKNNGELGRQDESYYMVVAGQEAKTYCGFRRDADVEEFIEKARRAEKYGEGFDHDQYVYSEPSRPGMQFLIPAGTIHASGRNQVILEIGSLTIGSYTYKMYDYMRKDLDGNLRPIHTYHGDKVLRRDFREPWVKENLLQQPRVLREGDGFVETVVGEHDLLYFSLHNVRFPERYTDEATDRFHVLVLVEGEKCLIRSLTDPSKYFAQNYLDMVIVPAGFGPYEVINEGVGVITMHKTLLKDGFENE from the coding sequence ATGAGTTTCATGTTCAATCCCTATCCTTATGACGACCCGAACGCCATAAATCATGTGTCCATTTCCCCCGATATACGTGAGTCTGTTACACGGGACACCGGGGCCACTGCCCGCCGGGTGTTGAAGGACGCGCAGAAGATCATAGCCGAAAAGGGCCGCTGCGTACTTGGCATAGACGGCTATGTCAGCGCCCCCATAGACCGTTTCCGCGGCATGGTGGAGCTTTTGGGCGCTGCCGAGGGCGTGACAGTACGGTGCATATCCGCTGCCGGGCTGTATCTGCCCGAGGAGGAGCTGCACGACAAGCTGCTCCCATATCTGCCGGAGGACCGGGAGACCGACCCACCCCTGCTCTACGGACGCCTCTACGATAAAGGCATAGAGGGGCTGATGGATCCGGAGAAAATTGAGCAGACGGCAAAAAGCCTTAGGAATTTTTCCGAGTCCAGTAAAGGGCTGCTCCTTCTTTGGGGCAGCGGAGCGCTTATCGACGCCCTGCTTCCCCTGTGCGACCTGCGGCTGTTTATTGACATGACCCAGAAGCGCACCATCCTGAACATAAAGAACGGTTCCGCCGGAAACCTTGGCTATACCGAGCGCCGCTCCCCCACCGAGATGATACGCCACAGCTATTATGTGGACTTCGAGGCCCTGATGCCCCATAGAGGGCGCCTTGCCCGCGAGGGGAAAATAGACTACTATCTTACCGGCGACGACCCTGAGCATATCCAGTCTCTTTCAATACCCGCGCTAAAGGCGCTCTTCGGCGCCATGGTACAGCAGCCGCTGCGCTGCAAGCCCGTGTACATCGAGGGAGTATGGGGCGGATTTTATGTTAAGCGCCTGCGGAACCTGCCCGAGGAGATGAAAAACTGCGCCTGGGTGTTCGATTTGATACCCATGGAGGTCTCTATAGTGGCGGAGGACAGCGGGCTCTCGCTGGAGTTCCCTTTCTATTTCTTCGTACAGCTCATCGGCGAGCAGCTCATGGGCAAAAAGGCCCATGAGAAGTTTGGCGGCTACTTCCCCATTCGGTTTAACTATGACGACACCTATCACGCGAGCGGGAATATGTCCATACAGTGCCACCCCGACGGAGATTATGTCCGCAAGAATAACGGCGAGCTGGGGCGGCAGGACGAGAGCTACTATATGGTAGTGGCCGGCCAGGAGGCCAAGACCTACTGCGGCTTCAGGAGGGACGCGGACGTTGAAGAGTTCATTGAAAAGGCCCGCCGGGCCGAGAAATACGGCGAGGGATTTGACCACGACCAGTACGTCTACTCCGAACCCTCCCGTCCGGGAATGCAATTCCTGATCCCCGCCGGCACTATACACGCCTCCGGCCGAAACCAGGTTATTTTGGAGATCGGCAGTCTGACAATAGGCTCCTATACCTATAAGATGTACGACTATATGCGCAAGGATCTGGACGGCAACCTTCGTCCCATACATACCTATCACGGCGACAAGGTGCTGCGCCGGGATTTCCGGGAGCCCTGGGTAAAGGAGAATCTCCTCCAGCAGCCGAGGGTTCTCCGGGAGGGAGACGGCTTTGTGGAGACAGTCGTGGGCGAGCACGATCTGCTGTATTTCAGCCTGCACAACGTGCGCTTCCCCGAGCGCTATACAGACGAAGCCACCGACCGCTTCCACGTGCTGGTGCTTGTGGAGGGCGAAAAGTGCCTGATACGCTCCCTTACCGACCCCAGCAAGTATTTTGCCCAGAACTATCTGGACATGGTAATAGTCCCGGCGGGCTTCGGGCCCTATGAGGTCATAAACGAGGGAGTCGGCGTGATCACCATGCACAAGACCCTGTTGAAGGACGGCTTTGAAAATGAGTGA